The following coding sequences lie in one Arachis ipaensis cultivar K30076 chromosome B03, Araip1.1, whole genome shotgun sequence genomic window:
- the LOC107633210 gene encoding uncharacterized protein LOC107633210 produces MNKECSALIKKDVLLKKKDLGNFHIPCTIGETKIDREFCDLGASMNVMPLSLMKKLQINKLRSTDVIIQLADKTQKQAEGVVENVFVKVENYFLPTDFVVLDKEESYLHPIILGRPFLATARALIDVEQEKLILRIHDEHLTFHVFKPTSESKPEPKEPKQHVHKRKQQ; encoded by the coding sequence atgaacaaggaatgtagtgccctcatCAAGAAGGACGTACTCCTGAAGAAAAAAGATCTGGGGAACTTTCATATTCCCTGCACCATAGGAGAGACAAAAATTGATAGAGAATtttgtgatctaggagctagcatGAATGTGATGCCTCTGTCTcttatgaagaagttgcaaataaATAAGCTGAGatccacagatgtaatcatccaATTGGCTGATAAAACTCAGAAGCAAGCGGAAGGAGTAGTCGAGAATGTATTTGTCAAAGTGgaaaactacttccttcccactgactttgttgttttGGACAAGGAAGAAAGTTACCTCCATCCCATTATtctgggaagaccatttctagccactgctAGAGCACTAATAGATGTGGAACAAGAAAAGTTAAtcctgagaatacatgatgaacatcTCACCTTCCATGTTTTCAAACCTACATCTGAATCTAAGCCAGAACCTAAAGAGCCAAAGCAACATGTGCATAAAAGAAAGCAACAGTGA